The Hippoglossus stenolepis isolate QCI-W04-F060 chromosome 12, HSTE1.2, whole genome shotgun sequence genome segment AAGGATCTGGAATACAGAAAGAATGAAGAGTGAACAGTGAGGTGTCTTGAGCAGAATGTGAACCCTTGCTCTCTGATGGTGtcagagatgttccgataccattTTTCTCTTCCCACTACCGAttccgatacctggactttgcgCATCATCCAATACCAAGTACTGATCCGATACAGGTGCATAAAATaacaaacgtaaaaaaacacttgtataacagctgtatgctaccAACcatgtatggaagtgatgattgctatcGTTGTTGTacggcctggctcaggttaaaccgtttgaaaaacaaatacatagaGAATGAATGTCATATAACTTATTTTACCATCTAGTTTGAAAGTCATAACTgacaagaacacaaataaatagatatacAGGAATATGCAACTATTGCTTCCTTCAAATTGCTTGAAATGGAAGCCTAGCATGCGTTTCATGTCGCCATGTGGGACATGTTAGCTAGCTGTGGCTAATGCTACACTACCAGTAATCACTTCTTTTTGgctgctctaaaaacagtatTAGTGGCAGTACAgcgcaactgctgttttggGGCAGACAAGATAGAGTGatttccaggaaaagaaaattgcagtttaaTAAGGGGGGAACTAATATATTTTGAATACGTGGTAAAAGAACGGTACTTAGATTTGCGTCCTTGCTGATGCTCAATCCTGCAGTATCTGAGGCATTCCCGATGCtggtattggaacatctcttGATGGTATTACCAGAACCACGAGCATCAGGGCTGGATATGTTTCTGCTGGAGTGCCTCTGGTGGCCTGAATATGCAAGATATTCCAGTTCCTTCTCACTAAACCAGGATACTCCCAATCTCATATTCAGTCCCCCGTACAGTTGTGAACTGTTAATTATTGCCTTTCAGTAATTTGGTTTTCCAAAGATCATTTTCTGAAAGCTACTAATTTACCAAGCACAAAGAAATACGTGGCAATGTAGAAAAGTCTTATATTAAATCTTCTTTATAAAAATTattgaaatgtcttttattaaaagtattttaaatggAATATGAATACATAGGACATCTTTGTGGGTTAACATGTGCATGCCTGTCTTTTTTGAAAGTTTTGCAACTGATCTCGGAGCTGTGTTAGAAGCTTCAAATGAAGTTCAGAGGAATTAAACCATGTCACTTATTAGTCTGATGTGAGCATCTCAACAGCTGCTTCAAATACCGTCGGTACTAAGATTGTGTCACATTTCAAGCTTTCTCGTTTGGTTGTATGTAAAGAGTTCTCTTTTGAAAAGAAAGTGTGGCATAAGTAATGCATGcaagcctttttttttccacatcagTGAATGTTCAGTCATGGTTGTAAAGCCACATTGCCTTGTCCGTGTTTACATTCTCCCCCACTGACCGTTTTAATCCTCCTCTCGCAGtttgtttaaagctgcagcgAATCTGTAAATAATCACTTCTCTAGTTTTCTCTTACTTCTAAacatttgccttttttatttgcttcttgACTGAATGGATTTAGTGCACTTTATTATTAAGATAGTATGAAATCTTAAAGAACCATAAGTTACAACTAACCATACTTATGTGCTGTCACTCAGGTGTTGTAATAATCTGTCTCACTGTTCCTCTactttttccacacacacaactttataAAGCAGTTTCACATGATTAGATCTACAAATAAATCGATAATTCTACTTACagtctgacaacaacaaaagccattgttggattttttttgtttgttttcacagttaTACATGTATCACAGCCTGGAAGTGTGCCACAGAATTGTGCACCTGATGTtacgtgtgtgtgggggagttGATTGTAATCTGacttaaataaaagaaataattgaAGTTgtaccttcttttttttcctagGGCATCCAGTGTAcaatttcaaatgaaagttTACCTCAAAACAGTATTATTCGTTACATTTGTTCAGAATTAACAAGgtgagataataaaaaaatgttatgttgttGCTAAAACATGGTGTTCACATTCATTAGTCAACGATAGGTGTGCTAGCTTTTTAACAGGGCTATAATGTGTGTATACAATGTGCATGTGACAGTTGAGTTGGAAGACAAGTGTTATATCATAGGTGGAATTGTTACCCTGACAACCTGAGAACTGCCATGTTCCCATCAGTCCCAGAAATAGGCCGTGATATTTACTCCATTTGTTTGACAATTTCAGCTgttagtgagcaggattacgcaacAAAACGACTGAAGAGATTTCCATGAAAGAAAGAACGCACGTGGGCCACTCTGGAGTGGATCCAGATATAAAGACATATCTGGTGCCcattctgcttttatttacttttctgaCACAATCTTACATTAAAAGACAGCTCGGtgcaaatatgaataaaaatccACAGCTTGATGTGATCTGTGTTCCTCAAAGAGTTGCATGCACATCCAATATCCTTAAACAAGTGTCTGATTTTAAAGTATGACAGTGACACAGAACAAGCTACTGAACCGATTCAACCAACCATATTTCATCAGGAATACTCTTTCACTTTTGTTCGGAGACTCCTGTGCCGATCTCACAAAGTGTAACCTGGTAATAAAGCTATTAAGACTGCAGTATCATCCTCAGTAGACTATCTCCTGACACATTATGAATTATTCAGTGGGTAATCAGCGCTGGACTGAACAAACCTTCAATGAAGCACTATGCTGTTCTGTCCTAAGTGCACACAATGTGTAGTGGgttcacacaataaaaaaaaaaaagaatccataTTGAGTGTGGAAGTGAAACTTGATCATGCATAGACACCACTCTAATATAGTAGTGAGTTGTGATTGATTGTATTCTTGGCCCTAAGTTTAAGTGTGGCTGTATTTGCTACGTAGTGGCTGGTGTTTCTGCTACAAGTAGAGTCACAGTTTGTACAGATTAGTGGTATGTAAGACCTGTTTGTATGTTTTGGGTTCTTATTGACCGCCATTGGCTTGTGAGTCCTCCAGTTTTTGGTGATCCATGATCTTGATGTTCCTTTCAGCATTTGCAACGTTCCTCAGCAGGGTCTCCAGCCTCCGCTTGATCTTCTTCTGGTCCTCCAGAGAACAGCTGATCACAATGGCCTGGAACTTTTGGTCAATGGGGACGGGCGGCGCCTCAGTCACGCAGGCCGCATGCAGGGCTAGCAGCTGCTGGCGGCTGTCGTCCATGTCATCCAGCAACTTTTTCACGATTTCGTCGATTATAGACGTGGCCTTGTTCAGTGCGTCCTCCTGCAGGGAGTTTCTGATTGTGCCAATGGAGATCTCCACAGACAGCGTCCGGCCAAGTAGACGGTTCGCGGTTAAGTTTAATTCTTCTTTCTCCCCTAGAAGACATGAACCATGAAAAATCAATGCAGTGTCtccacataaataaaatacactggtAATAAGAAGTAGAAGATATGTGCAATCTACTGTAGGAGGCCACACTGTCTATGTGTTGGCCCACAATAAGGTTGTTGTCCTCGATGAGTGTGTTTCCATGTTTGTGCTCCATTTTCTTCCCATCATCTGAAGACAATATAACCCAGGTCAATGTAATTATCCCATTGCATGCTGGGGTGTTGGTATAGGCTCCACTCAAGGGAACGTAACGTAACTTTGGGTTGAACATTGGTGGGTTGAGGTCAAACTCTATTTTCAAATACTCATGGGTTAtttcaaaattattatttcttacaCTTCAGGGTCTCCGTAGCCTTTTGTATTAGAACATCTTAAAAATATAGGTGGAAAGCAAACTCATTTTTCTCATCAAGTCTATTATCTGAGGTTAAACTTCAATCTTCTTTAGGGTGGGGTGCAAAAACCCATGTTGATCCTTATTAAAACCCCCTGAGATTCTCGAACACCACCACCCAACTATAACACAGCTTTCAAAGCATAACCTCACTGGATCAAAATGTTACAGCAGCTGCGAGAAAATgctaaaacacacaatacatacAATGTTGTGCAGGCAATTGTGTAGTTATTTATCTCCCTGTAAAGCCAGCGTTACAAACTCATGTGTAGTCAGAGTCTTGTGGGCCTCACCGGCGCAGATGTTGTGCATTTCTTGACTGCCCTGTATGGACTGGAGCATTTCCAGGATGCACTCCCTTTCCTGCTCCATGGCTGATGCTGCTTCACGTAAAGACTCCaccctgagagacacacacacacacacgtttgtacttctatcttagtgaggacactcattggcataatgcattccctagccccttacccaaaccttaaccatccaaactaaatgcctagcCCTAACTTAACTCtaatctaaacctaattctaaccctaacatAAACCTATCTCTAaatctaacctaaacctaattctaaacctaaccctaacctaattttaactctaacctaaacctCATTCTAAAAATAACTGTAACCTAATTTTAACTCTAACCCAAACCTAattctaaacctaacctaaacaCAATTCTAAAgacaagtcttaaccctcaaacatcccgttgaaaaagtgaggaccggtcgaaatgtcctcactctgtgggtttatgtttaaaatggtcctcacaaagatacaagtacaggaacacaccCACTTACATCATCATGATCTCACAGTGAAGACAATGGTTACCACAGTGGGACGGTGGATGGAGGAAATCACTGTTTTTCCATGTGAGGATACAATCAAATCTTATTTTGTCACAGTGCAGCAACATTTGTTAATGACACGTGATCTGCTGCATTTATAAAAAGGTGTGACAGCCTCAtctttaaaagttattattacatttcctAACTAAATAGCCAGGTTGACTTTAGTTATAAAACAGCTGACCAGGCTTCCGCAGACAGCTCCGGCACTGACTGCACATTTCGCACATGGCTCCGGCCTCTTGCTTCACTCTACCTCATTTCCAGCTGATCCAAACTTTCCAGCAGTCTCCCGGAGCGATCCGCCATGGACAGCGTCCTGCTGAACTTGTTGCACAGAGGTTCGTTCATCTTTGCGTGAATTTTCGCCTGAGCCATGATGGTGAATTAATAATCTGATGTTTATGATCGGTGTCTCCTGTGCGCGGTCTCACACTCCTTGTCGTCCGGCTGACGGTCAGTGAGTGCGCCCCCGGGACAACATGTCCTAACATGGGCTGTGGCTTCCTCCAGCGACTCCTCTCAGAAGCTTCCCGAGCAGCCCAGAGCAGAGGCAGTTCCCAAAGTCTGGTTCGAGGACCCTTCAGGTCCCGAGAAGCTTCAGTGGGCCCCAACGAACACTTGGACTGAACTACAATGTAATTTACCAATGTCCAAGtgaaaaatacctttttatttGCAGTCGAGGGTCTTTTCATTTGGTTCCATTGCAGTGCTCATTACTAAAGTTTATGTAATTCTTGCTTCAGCTCGATTTGAGATGGAGTTTTTATTACCTCCCAGGGTATATGCAGCAATCCTGAGATTAAATTCAATACTTTTCAAGACCTTTTTCAAGACCCTTCTAATATTTTTCAAGACCCCAGCGCCACTATGAGCTGTAACCGGTTACATCAGCGACACACCTTTAACACAATTGAGTTTGAGATTGCAAAATTAAATGTTAGTTTGACAGAACTTCTATGGAGCACTGTATCAACACAACAGAATTCAGATAGGCCGGGAGGGAAACAAGCTCAAAAGAATAAATTGAGTTACTAAGGcaaaatttattttaacttaaaaaaataaagtatatttataacaataacatgctcactcactcactcacacaacagtgtttcccacaggaTTTGGAGAGATCATGGTGGATGGACCCTGGACCCTCTTGGAAGAagattttgtacattttaaagtaaagatgCATCAATCTGGTGCACTTTGAGAGAAAAATTAAGAGGCTAGATTGAAATTAATATGGCAGTCAGAATCTGGTGTGAGAAACACTGCAAAGACACACTGAGCAGTAAATGGTTCAGTCAACTCTGCAATAGGCACTTTTATAATACTTTAAATAACACTATTTTGcaacataaataacacaaatcagATCAACATTGTCACTGATATAATGGCGATGTCGGGAAACATTTctttgaacatttctgaaaTTCCTTCATTGGACGTGAGAGAGtggtgttttcctgttgtgtcgAGACACCACAACACTTCAACACAGCAGCGTTGGTGTGGCTCCCGGCGTCACTCTGAGGTCTGTAGAAGTTGAAGCGGCGGCAACTGAGTTAACGTTAGCAACGCTAGCAGTAACGTTAACGTTACTAGCTTCAGCTGTCGTACTCGTACTGGGTGGTGTAACAACGTTAGCCGAGGAAGGTGTTGCCCAATGCTCGATGGACAACCGCTGTCTGCGTGCCGCAACAGATTTGTGGCTAGCGCCTTGCATATGTGACCGGAGAGCATTGATCCCCATTGAAGCTGcactcattttctttttacagacCGAACAGTAAGCCTCCCGGTCATTCCCAGCGACGGAAGATTCGACAACGACAAGCGCCATTCACGCCGCGGTCTCGCGCTCTGAGACAAACGTTGCCTAGCAACTCTGCTCGAGCCCCGCCCCCGCTTGAACGCCAGGTATTTTTTTGTTGCGCTGTTGTGACGACTAGaataaattaattcaatttgaaCGCAGCAGCGACGGCCAACTGCAGCACTGCAGGGCATGTATTGACAACTCCAACAATCTTAAGAACATCAGTAGTCGTGGTAATGTTGCCTTCAGTCAGCCGTCATTCGGTGACGCACGTAAGGCAAATCTTTCGCTCACCTAGCTTATTTTCACATCGTTTTTCATCTCGATGTCGAACTCTGACAATGATTATCAACAGGAAGTTTCAGACCCTAGCATCAATCTGCTCCAAGAGATCGCATCCAATCCTTAGGGTGGAGGGCGCATGACCCTTCGTCTAGCGAACACATCAAATCTCGTACAGAGGAGGCTGATTTCCTCATCGCTAAGCTTCAACATAGCGGCATTGTGCCAGCTCCAGGCCTGCCTCCTTCTCAGCTTCGCGAGCTAGCGGTTCAAGCAAGCTTTTCATCGATTCTACCTGATCGACGATCCAGCGACCCCACCCGGCTCTAAAAAAAAGCATATGCAGCCTCCACTTCATGCCCAGCGGACTTAAGTGCCATGCCTTCTTGGTACAACCAGCAAGGCACAGGTTCACTCAGTTGCTGCAGATCCCAGATCTATTCTGCCTTTGTATCTGTTTAACAATTTCTCAACAGCTTCTTCTACAAGCTGATTTGTCATAAAATGTCACTAAAGACAGAAATGTCTTTCAACTAAATGACACAAATGTCTTTGATGTCCTTAGACATTTCAGGTAATGCACCTTAAtgtcacctgccaataaaccgaacaaagaacTTGTTCAGTCTTTAGGGACATTTTATATGTTTAATCTCTAAAGGTATAAGCGTAGATCAAATCTGCTTGTTAGTGGAATCTGTTGAACAGATACCAGGACCGAAAGACACCCAGCTTACAGAGGACAGAAGAACACCGAGATGATGGAGAACACAGTCCGATTTTCAGAGAACACTGAGATGATACCAGGTCAAATGGCCTTCTTACCTGATGAGAGTCCAACAGATAGTCAGATCGTATCAGACAATACAAGTACACAGTCTGACTGTGAGATGACAGACATAGAGATGGAAGTCCGGACATATATCGCCTTGGTGGTCGTGGATGTCTTAAGAAAGTGTAAATCCAAATCGGACTATGGAGAGAAGATTACCATCTGCCAAGCATATCAGCTGATGAATGCAATCATGAAAGACTACCCTGTCACGGAGTGGGTTTTCCCAAATGTGAGCAGCAAGAAAGTGGCTGCTAAAGTGTATGATGAACTGTACGGAAAGATGCACAACCACTTGAAACACAtgatacattttgaaatacCAGCTGTGAAGGCCTTAATTGTGGATTGCTTTCGAAAACATCTCAGGAATAATTCAAGAAAGCGTAAGCATGACTAACCTAGCAGTTTCAAGTCCAATTTCCTTATGGGTGGGACTTGTGGACTATTAGGAATAGGAGCTATATTTGGAATGGTCATTTTAGCTATTAgctctttgagaaaaacatgacattaatTCTACtatattcattctgctgcggtGATCAAGTTGTGGCAAttgaccttgccacggggctcccccccacacacagccagagacacacgggTTGCTTTTAAGCATCTTTATTCCTCAAAACATAAATTCCAATACAACTTCTTGAGCTTTCCAGCTCAGTGTCCGGGACTCTGTCGGAGAGTGTCTCAGTCTCCTCGAGTCTCTGAGTTCCGAGTTCCGAGTCCTTCCTGAGGCAgcgcagacgctgccttttaagcaggaggaccaatcagctaacagctctcccTGCGCTCACCGAGGCTCTCCGGAGGTCGAGCAGGTGGGCGACGCCGCCCGGGCGCCCCGGCAAAAGGTACCGGGCCTGCAGGTGTCGGCCTCTCCGCCGACAGGGGACACGggacaggggctgcaggtgtCGGCTTCACCGCCGACGGGGGACACGGCAcgcaggtgagggtgctctcccagccccctcacctccacacaagtgttttcaccacatcgacaccagcgttGGCCCTTATGATGAAAAGCTCTCTGGACAGCTTcattggtgtcttctacgtgtacggctctgccttttcatcctgagatgttggTATTCTTTTTGAAAACCTGTACTTAGAGCCGTCCACTTTCACAGAAAGTCTGTCACTAGGTTTTCTCCGGGTGCTCCGGTTTTccaatttattttctaataaaattttaaaaagtatatatacaTGTAGTTTGGTCTTGAATTCACTCcacaataaactgaaaaacattgctttgaaaaggtgtaaaataaaatataaaactgtatgtGAGAGCTGAGGGTTTACgagaatgggacagacggacggacctTAAAACACAATGCCGACGACCACTGGATATTACAGAACTATGGAGGTTTGAAAAACTAAAGATGATAGCTGTAATGTCCTTATCAAGTTTATCTTTCTGCCACAGTCTCTTCCAGCCAATCACGCGGCTGCTGTCGAACTTTAAATCCCTTCTCTTTTCTGCAGTCAGCCGTCATTCGGTGATGCACGTAAGGCAAATCTTTCGCTCACCTAGCTTATTTTCACATCGTTTTTCATCTCGATGTCGAACTTTGACAATGATTATCAACAGGAAGTTTCAGACCCTAGCATCGATCTGCTCCAAGAGATCGCATCCAATCCTTAGGGTGGAGGGCGCATGACCCTTCGTCTAGCGAACACATCAAACTGTACGGAAAGATGCACAACCACTTGTTATACCAGGACCAACACCAGAAGCATCAAATTCTGACAACCCTGAGAAATGCTTCACATTATTTTTTGAGGACCAAATCATCGACGAAATCGTGACATGGACGAACATCCGTATTGATGCTGAAGCTACGAAATATCAGAGGAGAACAGCTACAGTTCagagaacaacagcagcagaggtgcGTGCGATGCTGGGGATTTTTATCTTTAGTGGTTGCCAGATGGACAACCATCTGTCTACTAAAGAAATGTGGAACCCTGGTACTGGTGCACCTGTGTACCGTGCTGCTATGTCTGAGGGTCGCTTTTCGTTCCTCCTTGCCTCTCTGCGATTTGATGACCCTGAGACACGGCGGGAAAGACAGGCCATGGACAAATTTGCTCCCATTAGAAAATATGGGACATATTCATTGACAACTGTAAAAAGTTGTATGTGCCCAGGGAAAACATAACTGTGGATGAACAGCTGCTGGCATTTAGAGGGAGGTGTCCATTTAGGATGTACATCCCCAACAAACCTGCCAAATATGGAATCAAGCATGTCCTTGCCAATGATGTCCACAGCAAGTACCTGCTGGCAGGGATACCATACCTGGGGAAGCAGGTGACCACAGGGTGACCAAAGTCTTGGCCATTATTTCACCAAGGAGCTGACCAAGCAATATCACCAGACAAACAGGAATGTGACCACTGATAATTGGTTCACCTCTGTGCCACTGGTGATCGACCTGCTGGAGAACTGTGGCATGACCCCTGTGGGGACGGTGAAAGCAAACAAAAGGGAGATCCCACATGTGatgaaagataaagaaaatcGCACACCAGGCTccagtgcttttcttttcaccaAAGAACTAACTTTGGTGTCCTTCCTCCCTGACAAAGCTTCAAAAAATAAACTTGTCCTGCTCCTGtcatccatgcacacacaaccaaGCATAGGACCCACTCGCAAGCCTGAAGTGATCGAATTTTACAACCACACGAAGGGAGGTGTCGATACTTTCGACCAGATGTGTGCTCACTACGGCTGTGGAAGAAAAACCAAGAGGTGGCCATTGAGTGTGTTCTATGGCATGATGAACGCTGGTGTGATAAACTCGTGGATCATACACAAGGAGAATGCCATGAAGAGAGGTGACAACCAAATGAAGTCATACAGTCCCAATACTTTCAATACAGTTCATTAGGATCTCTGGATAATTTCtagaaaaatgtccagaaactCTAGATATTGTAACATCAAAGTTAAGGGATTTTTTCTTGTTCCACACCAAagccttccaccaagtttgaaTTAAATGAGTTTTTGCATTATAGTCAGACGATtggcaataaaaacataacctcctcggaACCGGGAGTAACACAGGGATCATGTGTTTTATAGGTTCTTAAACCAATTACTATCTTGCCGCTGTCTATGTTCTACACTACTGGCTGCATGAGAACTGCCTCTTCTCACCAGAGTTTGAAATTAGACTGCAGCTGACAAATTCCACAACCAGGGAGGTTCGATCCTGATTAATTTGTTCCTCAAGTCCATTAAGACTCTTCGTTTACCAACTGGACCACGATCACTCTACTGTTTTAAGatgtttcacagttttcttcattatatatttttaactttaatCAAACGACCAGGGGGATGTGCATGAAAAGTAAACACGCAAGCACCTAGCTTCATCCAGATAGATgttatgaaatgtatttttgtgtattgtgtACCCTGCGCTCCAAATTATATCACAGGAGAATAATGTGTCTCTTAAAACTGTTGATTTTAGAAGAATTCAGTCACATGTTGACGACTAGTGTGACAGCACTTCAAGATATATTGGTAAATGCAATTCACTGGATTTCATGTCTGCGCTGCAAACAGAGACGGCAACTGGAGACACCAGCTCTTTGCACAGCGGTCACAAGTTCAGCCATGGCATCTTGCAGCGTCATCAATGCCATCTATAGCACACGTGTCGACACACAGGAGTGTGCATGAATCAACGGTTACATGGGATCTGCCAACGACAGCGGGATCAGGGTGGCACTCTGTGTTCCGAGAGGAATTCTCTGTCATGTCCTGTCGATTATTTAACAATTACAAAtgaagaaacaggaaaaataacaaCTAATGCTTATTTAATATACTTTGAATACAATGACATTGTACAGAACATTTCAATGCAATAACTGATGAAATGTGTCACAGAAAGCTTTCCCATCATTAGAATTCCAGAAGACTTCTTTGAAGAGCTTCTTCTATCtctgtacataaaaaaaacagataatacAAATCTTTTGTTACAGaagttcaaataaaacattactgAGAGCATCTTATGTTGATAAGTGTGAGATTGTCTTTCcgcacattacatttttattatctgACTTGTAATGCACACTATTAACATTATGAAATGTGCCAATATCTTGAGTCAATACTTTTCCATACCTGTGGACTCTCTTGCTTCTTCTTCAATCATAGACATCGCATTCTTCATTTCCTCATCCGACTCATCTGTAACAGAATAAACGATAAAGGGTAAATGTAACAATTAGTAGAAGCTTACAGACAAATGTTATTACGTAcaccaagcaggttatgttttcagccctgtccaTGGGTTTGTTGATTGGTTAGTTTGTCAGTAGGATTCTGCAAAAACTGCAAAACGgttttccatgaaacttggtggaagaatgagACATGGGCCCTTTGAAATTTCGGGTGTATACagcttggtgcagcttgaatctaaggggactgtggggccttggAGGAGATATGACATTTGAGCTCCTATATAATGTAAGGCACTTCATATCTTTCAGCTTGCAGATGTATTTTGAGCTGAGTCCTAATTTAATCAATAGTTGAACCAGTTTCATGATGAACATATTTCATAAATTTTGGAAACAAATTTCAAAACAGAAGCACTGAAATGTGATATCATTTAAAAGATACTATGCTACACTGCCTTTGCTTACAAAGTTTTACACAGTTACAGTTTATTGCCTACTTTCATTTGCTTCACTCTCTTTGTTGTCTTGAGAGATGTTCAAAAACGTCTCCCTTGTCTCGTCTTCACTCTCTGCACATgacaatataaacacacaagtaaatgcagcatgcaaacaaacagcagatgatTAATGTCAAAGATGTGATGTAAACTCATTTACCGTTGTTGTCTGCTTCGATCTCCACAGCACTGAAAATATTTGCAGTGGCAGCTTCTTCTTTGATGTTTTTCTCGCAGGTCCTGGAGCTCCTGCAGGGTTCCAGTGCACAGTGTCGGGAGTGGTAGTGATTGTGGAAACTCTGCACACTCTCAAAACTCTCCGGGCACTCTTTGCATTCTACATCAAAGGTCTTGTCCAGGTGCAAGGCGGTGTGTTTCATGTGGACGTGAGTTTTCATCCGTGCATAGGAAGGCACGGTTACATCACACGGAGCACAGACATACTGACATCTACCCTCGGCGGCCAGATTCCTCATGCACTGTGTATATGTAGCCTTCATTTCCTCCTTGCTCTTTTCGGAACTCATGCACGGACACGTAAGCCGACTGGCGCTCTTGGCAACAGCAGGCTGAACGACGTCTCCATCATCCATTCGGAAGTAGTCCTTACTGTGGAGACTCTTGTAGTGCTCCAAGAACTCGCCCTCAACTTCGAACTGCATGCTGTCGCAGAGGCCGCAGAAGTGGGAGCTCTTAATCTGGC includes the following:
- the bag2 gene encoding BAG family molecular chaperone regulator 2, producing MAQAKIHAKMNEPLCNKFSRTLSMADRSGRLLESLDQLEMRVESLREAASAMEQERECILEMLQSIQGSQEMHNICAGEKEELNLTANRLLGRTLSVEISIGTIRNSLQEDALNKATSIIDEIVKKLLDDMDDSRQQLLALHAACVTEAPPVPIDQKFQAIVISCSLEDQKKIKRRLETLLRNVANAERNIKIMDHQKLEDSQANGGQ